One segment of Zymoseptoria tritici IPO323 chromosome 2, whole genome shotgun sequence DNA contains the following:
- the MgGpb1 gene encoding G-protein beta subunit: protein MADQNESVQQRIQIARRDAEALKDRIKRKKDELADTTLRDVARQRTEQLPRLAMKTKRTLKGHLAKIYAMHWSTDRRHLVSASQDGKLIIWDAYTTNKVHAIPLRSSWVMTCAYSPSGNYVACGGLDNICSIYNLSAREGPTRVARELSGHSGYLSCCRFINDRRILTSSGDMTCVLWDIETGQKITEFADHLGDVMSLSINPLDNNQFVSGACDAFAKLWDIRQQKCTQTFAAHDSDINAIQFFPNGHAFGTGSDDASCRLFDIRADRELQSYTIGEPVCGITSVAFSVSGRLLFAGYDDFECKVWDVLRGERVGTLQGHDNRVSCLGVSNDAMSLCTGSWDSMVRRVIDLRVHCCMLTILLASYLGVVDIVD from the exons ATGGCTGACCAGAATGAGAGTGTTCAGCAGCGGATCCAGATAGCGCGCCGTGATGCGGAAGCGCTGAAGGACCGCatcaagaggaagaaggatgaGCTTGCCGATACCACTC TCCGTGATGTCGCGCGACAACGGACGGAGCAGCTACCCCGATTGGCCATGAAAACGAAGAGGACACTCAAGGGACATCTCGCAAAGATCTACGCGATGCATTGGTCGACCGACCGCAGGCACCTGGTATCAGCTTCGCAGGATGGCAAGCTGATCATCTGGGATGCATACACCACGAACAAAGTACACGCCATTCCGCTCCGCTCATCCTGGGTCATGACATGCGCCTATTCACCAAGCGGCAACTACGTGGCTTGCGGAGGTCTGGACAACATCTGCTCAATCTACAATCTCTCCGCGCGAGAAGGTCCGACGCGGGTCGCCCGCGAATTGAGCGGTCATTCAGGATACCTCAGCTGCTGTCGCTTCATCAACGACCGACGCATACTTACATCCTCTGGCGACATGACTTGTGTGCTGTGGGATATCGAGACGGGCCAGAAGATCACGGAGTTCGCAGACCACCTCGGGGATGTCATGAGCTTGAGCATCAATCCATTGGATAACAACCAGTTCGTGTCCGGCGCTTGCGATGCATTCGCCAAATTGTGGGACATTCGGCAACAGAAGTGCACCCAAACATTCGCGGCCCACGACTCCGACATCAATGCCATTCAATTCTTCCCCAACGGCCACGCATTCGGTACCGGATCCGACGATGCATCTTGCAGATTGTTCGACATTCGTGCAGATCGCGAGCTGCAAAGTTACACC ATTGGCGAGCCAGTATGCGGCATCACATCAGTGGCTTTCTCCGTCTCAGGTCGACTCCTCTTCGCCGGATACGACGATTTCGAGTGCAAG GTGTGGGATGTTCTCCGTGGCGAGCGAGTTGGTACTCTTCAAGGGCACGACAACCGCGTCAGCTGCCTGGGCGTTAGCAACGATGCCATGTCATTATGCACAGGCTCCTGGGACTCGATGGTTCGTCGTGTGATTGATCTTCGAGTTCATTGTTGTATGCTGACTATCCTGCTAGCTTCGTATCTGGGCGTAGTCGATATCGTAGACTGA